ATCTTCACGGACTCGTGGTTGCAGGTGCCGTTAGTGGAGTGGCCATTGCAAACTGTGCAGTTCTGTCCATTGTGTCGAGCAATGCTATCCAATGCTTTTTGGGTGGCTTGAGGCAACTTAGATGGATGAGCAGCCACCAGATCCACGTGGTGGAGGGTGATGTCAGGAAGGATGAAAGCAGAGGTCATGTCAGGCGCATTTCGCTGCTTCCTGCGCTGGGATGCTGCGGGCAACGAATTGTCCGAATGGCGCCGAGAACGCTCTACAATCGGCACTTTGAGACTGCTATTCCCAtcagccttggccttcaAGGCGGTTGTAACATCTCCAGTGGCCGAGGCTGGGCGAGGGATTTCTGCCTTGGATTCGCGAAGAGATGATTTGCGAGGGGCAGGAGTTTTCAAAATGCTCTGTCTAGTCGAGCTGACGGTCTCTGTGGGATTCGATTCCTTAGATTCCTTAGATTCCTTGGGGGAACTCGAACGTCGTTGCTTGCGCATaattctctcttcttccaatGTTTTACGTAGACGGGAGATTTCATGTTCATCAATAACACTCAACAAGGTAACGTCTGTTTCAGATAAAGCCTTGGTATGCTCTGACACCTCCGGCCCAGTCCCATCTTCAACCACCACTCGCTTCACGCGCTGTTTGCTCGTGCTGGGTTGTTTCCGGGAACTCTTTGTATCAGAAGAGCGAGACACAGCTGACTTCAATGGCTTAGAGATTGATGCACGTCTTGATGGCATATCAATAGAGAAGAGAACCTCATCGGCACGTTGCTTTTCAAGGCGAGAAATTTCCTTGTCCACTTGGGTAGACACTTTGGAGCGGGAGTCATCCTGGCGTCTGCTCCTTGTGGCGGAGCGGTTGCTTTTCGATGTAAATTCTCTGGTGCTCCGACTACTGTCCCCACTGCGCTCAGTGTCAGATTGGCTGTCATCAACAACATCAGATACAGCTGAGCTAGCTTCTGACTCGACAGTATCTTGTTCGCGGGCCTTGCGGCCGAAGGCTCGGCTGATCTGGGACTTGAGATCCGCATTCTCCTGTCGCAGTTCCTCGTTTTCGGCCTTTAGCTCTCGAGATTCGAGGTAGGCGGCTCCAAGTTGTGAGATGGCCGACTCTCTGTCATGGTTCAAGCGCTTGATGGCAGACTCTTGGACTTGGGCCTTTCGATCGGCAATGTCCAACTGGTTTTGCAAAGCGAGATTGGCTGCGTCTAACTTTTGGTTCTCGCTTTCCAAGCGCTTAGATCCCTTTTTGTGCCCGTTATCATCTGATTCGTACTTTGCGGATGACTGGCGAGGTCGATTCGCCTTCAAAGAAGAATTCTCCTGACGGTAACTGTCCAGTCTTTTCTCTGCCTCGGATTTGAACATTTCTAGTTCCGCCACCTTGTCCTGAAGTAGCCTTAAATGAACAAACAAGGCCTTCTCATCTTCGGGGACAGGCACTGCATCCAACGGCATGTGCTCGTGGAGGAGAGACACGCCTGTATGCTCATGAAGCGGGGAAACAAATCGGGTAGATCGCATCTTGCTCTGTCGGGAGTAAACGGGTGTACCATCTTCGTACACACCGGAGATGAGGTCGGAAATGTTAGGAAGGTCGGGAAGAAGGAACGATTGATGGGTCATGGTATCGCCAATAGGGTTGGTGTTGGTTGCGTTGGCATTACTTTTGCGGGGGGTTCCTGCATGATTGGAAGTCGATTTGCGGAACTCCTTCGCGTATGCATCCCGCGAAGCTCGCTCAATCGCGTCTGCAATCTCCTGCGAGGCATTTGCGTTTCCAAAACGCGTCGAACGCGTCTTCGTGGTGATTGGAGCAGGTCGTTCGTCTCCCAAAAATGACCCCTCGTAGCTGTCACGCACTTTTGCGTGCATATCGGAAAATGTCCGACGCTGGTCGCGTTGAGCCTTCGATACTTGTGGGCTCATGGTTTCTTTCTGCGCTTGGGTTGCTCGTCGCACCTGAGCGTTCTTTCGTAGGTTTTCACTGACGGCACGGCGCGATGGACGCGTAGCAGCAACTGGCTTTTGTGGTGTGGGATACTCAACGCGAATGGCGGGCGAAGATGAGCGTACACTGTTCTCGAAGCTCATCATAGAGCTGCGCGAGTCGTCGTGTTCTGGTTTGCCAGCACCGCGTCCTACCTCAACGGAAATTTCAAGGTCGCTATGTGAAAGTTCGTCGTCCAAGTCCTGTTCCTCATGTTCCTCCTCTTCGGAGGTCTGTATTTGCGAAAATTCGGGGAAAGCACGGTCAAGTGTTGATGTGTTAATGTCGTAGTCAAGCTCCTCATCAACACGTCGTGTTGAGGTGCCCATTATTTCGTCATCCAAATTGGTGAGCGAAAATGAATCGTCATGTAACCCAGGATTTCTGTTCATTGCAGGCGTTCTGAGATTTAAGGGTGAAGTTGAAGAAAGGAATTGGTTTGTTTTGGAGCAGAGTCGGAATGTTTGGGTCGGGCGCGTCTCGGCAACCCCGGGAAATCTGATTGGCTCAAGTCCCCCCACAGCCGAACAGATATGAATTGCTCAGTGTCCTTCTCTCTCGTGGATTATGTTCGACATTTTGACTGCGACGGCGAAAATTATGCTATGTTTACCCCCAAAGTGTCAAGGGTAATATCACTCCTATCAATCTTGGTGCACCTGAATATGGGAACGTCAATACAAAAAATCGTGATGTCAGGTATCTTTTGTATGACCTTTACTATGTAATACTATACATCCAATTGACGGCCATGGGCCTACCTCCACAGCCAGCGCGATCTCAGACCCCTATAATCTTTCGTGGTTGCTAGCAAGAATAAAACCCGAGAAATCACGATGCAGAGGCTCGGTCTGATCAGTGGACTTGTGCTTGTGTGAAAGGATAATAGACGATGTAACAATCGAAGAAGTATACTCAGCGAGGCTCGGTCTGCAATGTTGCAGTTGCTTCTCTTTATTTCAGATGGCTAATAAGTCTTGGTTGATGAGCATGAGACTTAGGAGCCTTTTCTCTTAATCTCATTATTCTATGATGATCGTTCCCAAGCTTGTCTCACTGGGGACaaattgcaaaaaaaaagtgaccTTGATAGCCTTTCAATGAGGATATTAAGACTTGTAATGCAGAAGTTCTTCTCTATACGGTATCGACATTGCTGACTTCGGGTCAAGGCCCTATTTGTGTGGATGTTGGTTGCGACTCCAAATTCTGGGGATTGTGATGGGGATGAGCCCAATGGTGCCTATTTCACAACCGAAGCGGTCCAAACAATGTGTGTCTCAAAAGATAGGAAAAATTTGTGGTTGAGCAGAAGGGACACGAATATCCCGTTAAAGTTGAGGTGGTATGAGTGGACACATCATCGGTGTGGATTCCATGCACAACATATAACTCCGTGGGCCACCTCTACCTTGTAGCTGTGCAATACCCTCCCCAGTCAGAAATCGGCTGAGATGGATCTGCCAATAATACATCAGTCTTCACTAGCGCGGTGTATTGTATATACAATCTACACCCATCTGTAAGTTGCCgcaagggaaaaaaacaGTACccagaggaaaaaaaaacatcaaaaTTACTAGTTTTCGAAAGATCGGCAAGATCCACATAAATAGAATGATGACTAGGGAGGGTGTAGTGTGCCTTGACCCTCTTATTTCCCGAGTCCATAACTATTCTCCTAAGTATCCCATTATGTAAAGAGTGGTGTTGATGCTCCTTATGCTGGACATCGTTATGGGCTCTCGATCAGAGTGATCTATTTGATCTACATACTCCGCACATATGATCTACATGCCTGCTAATGTTTCAAAAAGATCATCACGCCTCAATCTTCTCGATGCAGTAATGTGGACATTCGAAAAGACTTTTGGGTCTAGTCTATCACCTCCAACTCGGCAGTACTTGGGCCCTTATTCCTTTGTAGTAGGCGCGTGCACAACGTATACGACGTGCCCGCTCGGTTCTTCTTCCTCAGATTTCCATCGGAATCTTCAAATTACAATACCGCAGTTTGCTAGAACTCAATTCGGTGCACATGTAGCCTTCGTCTCTTGTTGTTGGTTGGAGAAATTGGTCTTGGCGTGGCGTATTGTCGGAGGTCCTTAAAGATATACaaggtacggagtattcccatactccgtacgtgTGCGAAGTAGTACCCCACCCGAAGTAGCTTGCAATGATCCATGTTGTCCCTTTTACTCCCAATACATCTGCTTATCACTACACTGAACGAGTCTAGGGGAATAATAATAATATCACCTAATATACGAAGATTCATAGAAGGGCTCCACCTTAAATGACCTCGGGAGCGCCACACAAACTCTAAATATGCgagcaaccttggaagcttgGAAGGAACAAGCTAGCCTTGGAAGCCATTGTAAGACATAGTGGGCCAAGTGGCCGAAACTgcagaaggaaagaaaacaTGTGCAACAGAGATTGATATGAATTGAGGCTCATATGGCACATAAAAATGTCTTTGTAGGGTGACAATTGAAATGCCCACATGTGAAATCCTCCCGTTAATGTAGACCGGATACCTCTAGTGATATAcatactactccgtacttgtgAAGGATCTCGTCGCGGGGACCACGTGTTTCAGCAAGAACACTAGACCAATCAGCGGGACCAACCCGCTCACGAGCACACCGTTCTAGGCTAACTCAAATGCTTGAGAGTCACGTCAACATTTAAATATGGACTAAGTTCCCACTTCTTGCATTCTATACCCTTGCAGGTTCCACGTCCTTGTGTTATCATCTActcatcccccccccccccccccccccccccccgtgcAATGGCAGCGTTCtccaaagaaaaagatgaaGAGGGCCTGCTTGAAGAGATCCAAGGTCAAGGTTGGAAGCACCAAGGCCAGAAATCGTCCCACAAATGGCGTACGATGACCCTTTGGTCCCTGCTGGGCGCTTTCGCCCTGTTTGTATACTTCGTGAGAGGACCCCCGTGCAACCACCCTTCGCAAGCCCCAGCCCGGCCTGACCTACCTGTGGCTTCCCCCATTAACAAGTCGAAGAGATCTTCGCACCACGAACATGCCTGCGATACTGTCGACGGCGGTTATCAATGCAACTCTAAGCTCTCACACAAGTGGGGCCAGTATGCACCCTATTTCTCTCTTTCCGACGAATCGGCCATCTCAGATGAGGTACCTCACGATTGTCAGATCACTTTCGCTCAAGTGATCTCCCGTCATGGTGCTCGTTTCCCGTCGGCAAAAAAGAGCAAGGAATATGCCAAGCTCGTCAAAAGCATCAAAGCGAACGCGACTGAGTACAAGGGCAACACGGAATTCATCCGCTCATACAATTACACCATGGGCGCTGATGATTTGGTGCCCTTTGGAGTGAACCAGATGGTGAACTCGGGAACCAAGTTCTACCAGCGCTACGCAGCGTTAGCTAAGAAAGCTGTGCCCTTCATTCGCTCATCTGGCTCGCAACGGGTTGTGGCTTCAGGAGTCAACTTTGTCAATGGTTTCCAGAAGGCAAAGtcgaatgacaaaaatgcCAATCACCGTCAATCAAGCCCCAAGATCAGTGTCATCATCTCCGAAGAGCCTGGCACCAACAACACTCTAAACCACAGCAAGATCTGCCCCAAGTTCGAAGATAGCAAACTCAGCGACGAGGTCGAAGAACAATTTATGGCAATCTTTGTGCCGCCCATCCGAGCCCGTCTCGAGGCGAATCTCCCTGGCATTCAACTCCAAGACACCGATGTGGTCAATCTGATGGACATTTGTCCTTTCGACACAGTGTCCCGGAGTGACGACGGATCCAAGCTATCCCCATTCTGCGCCCTCTTCACCCAAGCCGAATGGAGCCAATACGACTACCTCCAGTCACTGAGCAAGTACTACGGCTACGGCGCAGGCAACCCACTCGGCCCAACCCAGGGTGTCGGGTTCGTGAACGAACTAATCGCTCGTCTCACTCACACCCCAGTGGTGGACAACACAAGCACAAACCGTACGCTCGATGCTCCCAGCGCTGCGACATTCCCCCTTAACTACACCATGTACGCAGACTTCACGCATGACAACGGAATGATTCCGTTCTTCTTTGCTCTGGGACTTTACAACGGCACCGCTCCTCTCTCGCTCACTCAGGCCCAGTCTCCGACCGAAATGGACGGATACTCAGCTACTTGGACGGTGCCTTTCGGTGCTCGTACTTATGTCGAGATGATGCAATGTCGCCGCGACCCGGAGCCGCTCGTGCGAGTCCTCGTTAACGACCGTGTTGTTCCGCTGCACGGTTGCCCGGTGGATAAACTTGGCCGTTGTCGCCGTCGTGATTTCGTCAAGGGGCTCAGTTTTGCCCGCTCTGGTGGTGACTGGCCCCAGTGCTATGCATAGGCGACTTTGAGAAAATTGGTGCAGGGTTGGTTCTCCTATAACCTTCAGCCTTGTGTTTCACGATACCCTCAAGATTCCATCCTTATGTACAtattcttgtttttttttggtcgaCGTTAATGCAGCACATAACAATACAACATCGGCGTCTCCGTAACAATCTATTTGTACCTAAAAATATAAGCGCACGGTTCTTACGCATGTCGGTTACCAAACAGGGAATTCAAACAGCCTCCGAACTCCAAAACCATCCAAGATCGCAACCGCTACATGTCAAAAAGCTCTCTCTACCCTTCACTTTTACACAGCTCAATGTGACTGACCATTCCTTTTGACTTGATGCAGGGCAGAAAGAACCCACGCCTCCCAAAGAGACATCTGCTCACGCAAGACATGCACCCCATCATCTCCCAAGTCCTGACTAGACAAAGCACGCAGTCTCTCAAACGAAGTCCGCCTCAACGGCAATAGCTTTCCCCTTATCAAAGCAGGGAGGCCATCAGATGTCAGCAGGACCGTGGTCGGCGACTGAGCAGCCGAAGACGTGCCCGTCGCAACAGTCAAAGAAGATGGCACAGGGCCAGCGGGATAATCATCCAACACCTCGACGCCATTTGAGACAGTCACAGAATCAAAGTGTGCAGTGTAGTCAATATCCTTTAGAACGAGCCGCTCCAGCTGCCCCATTTCCTCACGCAGGACAACCAGCACATCACGCCACAAGCCGCCGGGCCGGAGGTAGATGCCGCGTAGACGGAAATCGCGTAAGTGGGGACTATGGCGACGAGCCAGTGCGATGATCTCGTCAGCACTCAGTCGCCAGCCCTGGATGCTGAGTTTGCGGAGGGCTTTCCAGCGGATGTGGTGGAAGAGTAGCTCGAGGTCGAGGTCTAGAGGTGTTTTGCTTAGGAAGCCGATGTGAATGGCGATGAGGTTCTTGGCTGCAACGAAGAAGCGGTGGAAGACTTTTGAGAGATTGGCCATGGTTCTGGTGATATCGGTTGTTGAGTAGAAGTTTATGTCGAGGCTTGTGAGGCGTCCGCCCATGGCGGCAAGGGTTGTTGACGGGGCGCGGAGGAGCTGGAGGGTTGCTTCCGGGCTGATTTGAGGCCCTGTGAAGCGGATGGAGCTGCATTTTGAGTCGAGGAGAGCGAGGCTGAGGTTAGCTACGGCGCGCGAGCAGGCGGTTTCCCAATCGAAGCGTATGCTTGTTGCGGTGCTGGTGCCGGTTCCCAGTGAGTGGTCACGTAGAAAGTCGATAAGGTATTCGTCTGCTTCATCTTGGAGTCTGAGGAGCTTTATTTCCTGTAGAGCTGAGAACAGTGAGACTGCACGGCGCAGGCAGGTTTGGTCATTGTTGGTTTCAGTTAAATTGGTTTGTTCATACAGTCGGCGGCTGTGTAGTTGGGATAGCTTGGGATTCTCTGACCCCAAAGCTCGCAGTGTGTGGGCCCATCCTATATTTTACTATTAGTCCATTTGCTCGCTATTTAATGAAACATTGCAGAATTTGTACCGCTTCCTTGATAAAAGGGTCGCACCATGTACGTGATGGTCTTCACATAGTAGGCCAGCTGCATGTCTACCAGTTCATCTAGTCGCCGGAAGCCGTGCTCAGAGAAGCGTAGAGTGAACCGATTGAACTTGTAAGGGGTGCCAATTTGCATGAAGCGCTTGCAGACGAGTCGAAATTGATCAAGGTCGGACGCTTCGCCATGTTTGTGGTCGCCAGGCCTGGAAGTATGTCCATTTCCATTGAATCTGCCGTTTAGGGCTCTCGGTGCGGGTTCGAGAAGAAATGACAAGATCTCGCTCAATAACTCATCAGCAAGATCATAAATGTGACGTGAATGAGCCATAATTAGTGCGCAAAGCCGAAGCATCGGCCGCTTGACGAAGTAGCAGCAACATGGAAAGATCGCGGACTTGAGGGAAAGTTGACGCTCTTAACATGTCCCCAAGACCGGAGAGACAACTCACGGAGGAAATTAAGAAGAGGGGGGAAAATGaaacatgaaaaaaaaaaaaaacagatcTAATCCTCGAGTCGTCGCTATTCTCCTGCAGACACTAGTAGGACAGTTGACTTGTCTCGCCATGCATGGCGAAAGCTGTCGCCCTAACGATTGATTTCGCGACCGGGGACGATTGTCCAGTGCCTAATTTAGTGTCCTCGGCATTGACAAGGCGGGCACTTTGAATCGATCCGCTCAATTTCATTGGTAACGCTGCCACACAGTAATCACATGATAGATTGAATCTGCGGCCAGCCAGCGTGCAAATCTGCAGGAAAGACCATTCAGCGAGAGCGAGTAGTGTTGGAGGGGCCACTGCAGACCCCGCCGGGAGGTCGTCACATCATGCAGAGTGATGGGCCATGCGTGTGAATTATGTGTCTGACCAAGAGGCAGGCAACAATTGATTGGGGATTAATTGCCGAAATCAAGACGAACTAATGTATGTACAAGTGGTTGAGAGATTATTTACTAGCTGTTGGATCTCCTGTATCATTACGTGCCATGTGTGTATGTACCCATCAGACCTTTGCGAGATGAACTTGGCGCCGTCTGATATCTGTGCTGCTGATTTTGGACTCGAAGCCCTCGACATCAGTGGCTGTGGCTGCCTCTCCAGATTGGAGTACATCCACCTCGAATACGGCAAGGCCTTTCCATCCCTTCTTCGCCCGCTCTTCGTTAACGGCCGCCCCTCCTGAGTGTGTCTCCTTTGAGACAACAATTGCTCCAAGGTTCTCCTCGGTAATCGTGGGCCCAAATGGATCAGAGATCTCCACAAATTCAAAAGCCAGGTTGGGTTGTACCCTTACGAGGACAGTCTTCCCATTGGGACCTGGCGCAAAAGCACGTTTGATCTGCGGTGACTTCTTTTCAGGCGAGAAATCCATAATGGCCGTCAGAAAATCTGCAGTACTCTGCCAACGCTCCTCCCAACTCTCGAGAAATTCAGCATATTTTTTATTAACCAACAGCGCATCCCCGGTCACTCCGATGGTCAGGCAGCCCTCCTGCTCCCGGTCCAGCGGTTCCAGGACCAATGCAACTGCTGTGAGCAAGAGCTTGTGACCAACATGAAGATGATCAAATGTGCCACCAACAACCACGGAATAGTATGGAGTGTGTGCGTGTTGGTCGTCAGGAATTAACAGGCGGTCAGAGACTACCCAGTCAGACTTTCGTGTGATGGCTTGCATGCTTGCCGCCATGCCGTCCCAGGCCTGGCTGCCAACACTGTTGGCGAAGGAATCAGCCAAAGTTTGGCCGGTGGTGTTGGATAGATAAAAAACATAATCCCAACACCGCCCTGAATTTGCTAGTGATTGGATGTCCAGAATAGGCCCAAAGCGAGAACTATCAGAGACCTGGATGGCCGAGGGGTTCTCACTTGCATCGATAAATACCACCCGGGTATCAATGCCACCTGGAGAATCCAATTGAATGTGTTGTGTAGCACAGACAACACCAACCAGGGTATAGACGCTGGTCAGATAATGCTGGAGTTGTGCAAACACTGTGGCCCGAGGTTGACAGCTTGGGGAAAGAAGATCTGGGATGGCCAGAGCAATATCCAACACAGCTGTTCGATTGGAACCAATCAGGGTATTTGAGAGCTTAGTGTAGACATCCACCAAGGGTGACTGAAAGGCATCTTTGACTTGGGTAAAAGAAAAGGCTGCAGGCGGGGGAAGTAAAAGTAAAGCCGAGGTTGAATTGGTATGATCGGAAGCCATGACGTGAAGAATGTATAACTACAGTCACAAGCACTGGGGTTAACACTCAAATGAGGAGATAGACGatcaaagaaaccaaagGATCACATAGAAATTACAGAAGTCACATAGACAAAAAGAATTACCACCCTGAAGAAGTGATCGGATCCATCCCCATCACAGACTGGGGTACTTGGCTGAGTCAGCTGCTCTCGTGGGATGACACCGCCCTCTGTCCTCCACTCAACAACTCTCTGATTGAGATGAGGATGCCATTGCGAGCCAAGTGACCTGATAAGTTGGAGTGAGATCTAGCTGACACGGTCCTCTGGTTGGAGCTCCTTCGAAGCCCCGCTATATCCCCAATCTGGTGCATCCTCAACCACCTTCTCTGATCTCGATCGAGAAATAGTGGAGCTCATCCTCCACCTACGATCCATCGCACCATCCCCCGCATAGACGGTGCTCTTGCTCGTCGGCGTAGACCGCATCATGTCGAATCCCATCTCCTATGACTCCCACCGGCGGTCAGCTGTGTTCAGTCGACAACCGGAGGAACTTCACATTCCATCAATCGGGCTAACCAACCCAAACCTGTCCCTCCAATCCTCCTCGCAGGACTATCCCACCACAGCGGACGCAGGTGCCCGGCTTCCCTCTATCAACGTTCAACAGAGCTCTCAGTACAGCGGCGACGGAATCAACAGCAGCACTACCCTCCCAGGGGCCTTGCAGCCAGGAAACCAGAACCGTCCGGCTCCAGCATCCATAAACCCTGCTCCATCGGTCGTCCCTACCATGCCACAGACATCGTCGCAAACCAACCATCGAGCCAGCATGATTAATTCACATGGACATTCACAGTCTAGTCCAGCCGGGTTCGACCAAACCATGTACAAACAACATGGTGCGCCTGATGGCTCGAAATTTCCCTCCTCTCCAGGAGCATTTCCGCCTCACACCCCTCAAGGCTCCAAGTACTCTCCCTTGGGTCTGTCCGATATCAGGCCATCCGGTGAACACATGTTGAGCGAGGCACTTATGAACCCCGGAATATCTTCGATGCCTTGCAACAACGGAGACAACCAGGTGCCGACTAACAGCAATTACGTGGCACCTTGGCCTATTTATGCAGTGGATTGGTGCAAATGGCCCATCACAGGAAACTCGGGCTTTGGTGGAAAGCTAGCCATGGGAAGTTATTTAGAAGACAGTCACAACTATGTATGTGCATTCGCTCTACGGATGAAAATGGTTATGCTAACAAGTTGACAGATTCAGATTCTCGATGCACACTGGACGCAACCAGATCCCGACGCCTCAGACGCGGCTGCGGGAGGGATTAAACTGGAATATGTGAAAACTGCTGAGGCGACACATTCTTACCCGGTTACCCGCATCCTCTGGGAGCCTCCCTCATCTCAGAAGCAGTCGACTGATTTGTTGGCCACGTCAGGAGATCACCTTCGCTTATGGTCGTTGCCAAATTCTCAGCCTCTTCAAAGCTCGAACTCGATCACTCGTCCTATGAACCAGCGAGACCCCGCCACTTCTAAGCTCTCCCCGCTTGCTTTGCTGTCTAACTCAAAATCCCCCGAGCACACTGCTCCCATCACCTCTCTTGACTGGAATACGATTTCTCCCAGTCTGATCATTACTTCGAGCATTGACACAACTTGCACCATTTGGGATATTCCCACATTGACAGCGAAGACGCAACTGATTGCCCATGACAAGGAGGTGTATGACGTTCGCTTCTGCGCAAACAGTGTGGATGTCTTTGTAAGCTGTGGTGCTGATGGGAGTGTGCGAATGTTTGATCTGCGCAGCCTTGAGCATAGCACAATCATTTACGAGCCCACAGATAAGAGCGAGAAGCGTAGGTGTCTGGCTAGAACAAAAGCATCTGACCTGAATACTGACAACCCCTTCAGCGGCGATAGCCCCTGGGAGCTCTAGCCCCCCTGGTCAATCGCAAACTGGCCTCTACCCTCCGCCTTTGCTGAGAATCGCAGGTATGGACGACGTGATCACAACATAGTGTATAAATACAAGCTAATAGTCTCCCAGCATCCCCCCATGATGCCCATCTCCTGGCAACATTCTCTCAGGACTCCAGTGTTGTCCGCGTTCTCGATGTCCGACAACCCGGCCAAGCCCTATTGGAACTGAAGGGCCACTCAGCTGCCTTGAACTGCGTTGAGTGGTCTCCAAGCCGTCGTGGCATCCTCGCATCTGGCGCCGACGATAGTATGGTCCTCCTCTGGGACCTCATCAACCAGCACAATGCTGCACCAGTCGCCTCCCCTCCCTCCACCACCACAGGAGCCCCGCCTTCCACGACCTC
The nucleotide sequence above comes from Penicillium digitatum chromosome 1, complete sequence. Encoded proteins:
- a CDS encoding WD repeat protein, producing MSNPISYDSHRRSAVFSRQPEELHIPSIGLTNPNLSLQSSSQDYPTTADAGARLPSINVQQSSQYSGDGINSSTTLPGALQPGNQNRPAPASINPAPSVVPTMPQTSSQTNHRASMINSHGHSQSSPAGFDQTMYKQHGAPDGSKFPSSPGAFPPHTPQGSKYSPLGLSDIRPSGEHMLSEALMNPGISSMPCNNGDNQVPTNSNYVAPWPIYAVDWCKWPITGNSGFGGKLAMGSYLEDSHNYIQILDAHWTQPDPDASDAAAGGIKLEYVKTAEATHSYPVTRILWEPPSSQKQSTDLLATSGDHLRLWSLPNSQPLQSSNSITRPMNQRDPATSKLSPLALLSNSKSPEHTAPITSLDWNTISPSLIITSSIDTTCTIWDIPTLTAKTQLIAHDKEVYDVRFCANSVDVFVSCGADGSVRMFDLRSLEHSTIIYEPTDKSEKPAIAPGSSSPPGQSQTGLYPPPLLRIAASPHDAHLLATFSQDSSVVRVLDVRQPGQALLELKGHSAALNCVEWSPSRRGILASGADDSMVLLWDLINQHNAAPVASPPSTTTGAPPSTTSERGPAGVWQSEYEVSNISWSPQGGPNHTGQPREWLGVCGGRGLTGVAL
- a CDS encoding Pantetheine-phosphate adenylyltransferase family protein, whose translation is MASDHTNSTSALLLLPPPAAFSFTQVKDAFQSPLVDVYTKLSNTLIGSNRTAVLDIALAIPDLLSPSCQPRATVFAQLQHYLTSVYTLVGVVCATQHIQLDSPGGIDTRVVFIDASENPSAIQVSDSSRFGPILDIQSLANSGRCWDYVFYLSNTTGQTLADSFANSVGSQAWDGMAASMQAITRKSDWVVSDRLLIPDDQHAHTPYYSVVVGGTFDHLHVGHKLLLTAVALVLEPLDREQEGCLTIGVTGDALLVNKKYAEFLESWEERWQSTADFLTAIMDFSPEKKSPQIKRAFAPGPNGKTVLVRVQPNLAFEFVEISDPFGPTITEENLGAIVVSKETHSGGAAVNEERAKKGWKGLAVFEVDVLQSGEAATATDVEGFESKISSTDIRRRQVHLAKV
- a CDS encoding Spindle pole body protein yields the protein MNRNPGLHDDSFSLTNLDDEIMGTSTRRVDEELDYDINTSTLDRAFPEFSQIQTSEEEEHEEQDLDDELSHSDLEISVEVGRGAGKPEHDDSRSSMMSFENSVRSSSPAIRVEYPTPQKPVAATRPSRRAVSENLRKNAQVRRATQAQKETMSPQVSKAQRDQRRTFSDMHAKVRDSYEGSFLGDERPAPITTKTRSTRFGNANASQEIADAIERASRDAYAKEFRKSTSNHAGTPRKSNANATNTNPIGDTMTHQSFLLPDLPNISDLISGVYEDGTPVYSRQSKMRSTRFVSPLHEHTGVSLLHEHMPLDAVPVPEDEKALFVHLRLLQDKVAELEMFKSEAEKRLDSYRQENSSLKANRPRQSSAKYESDDNGHKKGSKRLESENQKLDAANLALQNQLDIADRKAQVQESAIKRLNHDRESAISQLGAAYLESRELKAENEELRQENADLKSQISRAFGRKAREQDTVESEASSAVSDVVDDSQSDTERSGDSSRSTREFTSKSNRSATRSRRQDDSRSKVSTQVDKEISRLEKQRADEVLFSIDMPSRRASISKPLKSAVSRSSDTKSSRKQPSTSKQRVKRVVVEDGTGPEVSEHTKALSETDVTLLSVIDEHEISRLRKTLEEERIMRKQRRSSSPKESKESKESNPTETVSSTRQSILKTPAPRKSSLRESKAEIPRPASATGDVTTALKAKADGNSSLKVPIVERSRRHSDNSLPAASQRRKQRNAPDMTSAFILPDITLHHVDLVAAHPSKLPQATQKALDSIARHNGQNCTVCNGHSTNGTCNHESVKIAKPIPVSERMPKPSVWNEEPTMRPSQPPAVALATVLKGLEDELSHLKMQLAAYQSAYNKLDASLGKRPRKALQEKIDKIFKDVDMKSDQIYALYDVLEGQRQDGREMTELEMEATLESIGIDADMSHAPDVTGTTDKSSRHGQIDLDEEEDLPWEGIESTAEMTGHLSMDGH
- a CDS encoding F-box domain protein produces the protein MAHSRHIYDLADELLSEILSFLLEPAPRALNGRFNGNGHTSRPGDHKHGEASDLDQFRLVCKRFMQIGTPYKFNRFTLRFSEHGFRRLDELVDMQLAYYVKTITYMVRPFYQGSGWAHTLRALGSENPKLSQLHSRRLYEQTNLTETNNDQTCLRRAVSLFSALQEIKLLRLQDEADEYLIDFLRDHSLGTGTSTATSIRFDWETACSRAVANLSLALLDSKCSSIRFTGPQISPEATLQLLRAPSTTLAAMGGRLTSLDINFYSTTDITRTMANLSKVFHRFFVAAKNLIAIHIGFLSKTPLDLDLELLFHHIRWKALRKLSIQGWRLSADEIIALARRHSPHLRDFRLRGIYLRPGGLWRDVLVVLREEMGQLERLVLKDIDYTAHFDSVTVSNGVEVLDDYPAGPVPSSLTVATGTSSAAQSPTTVLLTSDGLPALIRGKLLPLRRTSFERLRALSSQDLGDDGVHVLREQMSLWEAWVLSALHQVKRNGQSH
- a CDS encoding Phytase yields the protein MTLWSLLGAFALFVYFRSSHHEHACDTVDGGYQCNSKLSHKWGQYAPYFSLSDESAISDEVPHDCQITFAQVISRHGARFPSAKKSKEYAKLVKSIKANATEYKGNTEFIRSYNYTMGADDLVPFGVNQMVNSGTKFYQRYAALAKKAVPFIRSSGSQRVVASGVNFVNGFQKAKSNDKNANHRQSSPKISVIISEEPGTNNTLNHSKICPKFEDSKLSDEVEEQFMAIFVPPIRARLEANLPGIQLQDTDVVNLMDICPFDTVSRSDDGSKLSPFCALFTQAEWSQYDYLQSLSKYYGYGAGNPLGPTQGVGFVNELIARLTHTPVVDNTSTNRTLDAPSAATFPLNYTMYADFTHDNGMIPFFFALGLYNGTAPLSLTQAQSPTEMDGYSATWTVPFGARTYVEMMQCRRDPEPLVRVLVNDRVVPLHGCPVDKLGRCRRRDFVKGLSFARSGGDWPQCYA